A window from Kwoniella newhampshirensis strain CBS 13917 chromosome 3, whole genome shotgun sequence encodes these proteins:
- a CDS encoding mitochondrial 54S ribosomal protein bL34m translates to MDLFNDSYRPSWSLKTVTTKQSVDETKALREEDDFTDCLLLENRNLVKMPRIPKTTFLRSLPLPSSSVRPTALPRLTPTLTPAATYSPTSTMSSIHSSFRTSSPISSLSLSSRRPSTHPTPSSSRIGLHLLPSPTTTTTSWQLGGTRGAAMGTFYQPSQRKRKNKHGFLARLRGGKNARKMLIRRLLKGRKNLSH, encoded by the exons ATGGACCTGTTCAACGATTCATATCGTCCATCTTGGTCGTTGAAAACAGTCACAACA AAGCAGAGTGTCGACGAGACGAAAGCCctacgagaagaagacgactTTACCGACTGTCTGCTCCTAGAAAATCGAAACTTGGTAAAAATGCCTCGAATCCCTAAAACGACCTTTCTCcgatctctccctcttccttcatcgtcagtACGACCCACCGCTCTCCCCCGTCTCACACCTACCCTCACTCCTGCTGCCACATACTCACCTACATCCACAATGAGCTCAATACACTCCTCATTCCGCACATCTTCccccatctcatcactctcactctcatctcgtcgaccatcAACTCATCCAaccccatcatcatctcggATCGGTCTCCATCTCCTACCATCACCCACCACGACTACGACATCGTGGCAACTGGGAGGAACGAGGGGTGCGGCGATGGGAACGTTCTATCAGCCCtcgcagaggaagaggaagaacaaaCATGGTTTCTTGGCGAGATTGAGGGGAGGGAAGAATGCAAGGAAAATGTTGATTCGGAGATTGTtgaaagggaggaagaacctTAGTCATTGA
- a CDS encoding RuvB-like helicase 1 has protein sequence MSAPAASSSSLAPQPQAGVIITQPPPPSTLRESRIATHSHIKGLGLADDGTAMDFSQGFVGQKMAREALGLHLSLLKLGRHSGRPLLLVGPPGTGKTALALALSQELGSKVPFCAMVGSEVYSGEVKKTEVLGSCFRRAIGLRIKETKEVYEGEVTELTPSEAENPLSGYGKTISHVIVGLKTVKGTKQLRLDPSVYEAIQKERVVVGDVIYIEANTGAVKRVGRSDAYASEYDLEAEEYVPLPKGDVHKRKELVQDVTLHDLDMANARPQGGQDIMSVMGQLVKGGRTEVTDKLRREINKVVDRYIEQGVAELVPGVLFIDEVHMLDMECFTYLNRALESPMSPYVVLASNRGISTIRGTEYDGPAGSSSTGIRSPHGLPIDLLDRCMIVKTALYSRDEIRKVVEMRCKVEGIVVGSEALDRLADEGEKTSLRFALQLLSPAGILARGKGKIEVGVEDVDELGELFLDAKRSTGVLRDLESSEKVY, from the exons ATGTCCGCTCCCgccgcctcttcttcttccttggcacctcaacctcaagcAGGAGTGATCATCACCCAACCCCCACCCCCTTCCACCCTCCGCGAATCCCGTATAGCCACACATTCGCATATCAAAGGTCTGGGGTTGGCCGACGATGGGACCGCCATGGATTTCTCACAGGGTTTCGTGGGACagaagatggcgagggAAGCTCTGGGATTACATCTTAGTCTGTTGAAGCTGGGTAGACATTCGGGTAGACCGTTGTTGCTGGTCGGTCCACCTGGTACTGGAAAG ACCGCTCTCGCCCTTGCTCTTAGTCAGGAGCTCGGATCAAAAGTCCCTTTCTGCGCAATGGTCGGTTCCGAGGTGTACTCTGGTGAAGTCAAGAAGACCGAAGTGCTCGGTAGCTGTTTCAGACGAGCTATTG GCCTTCGAATCAAGGAGACAAAAGAAGTGTACGAGGGCGAAGTCACTGAACTTACACCTTCCGAAGCTGAAAATCCTCTTTCGGGCTATGGCAAGACCATCTCGCATGTCATTGTCGGTCTGAAGACGGTCAAGGGGACAAAACAACTTCGACTCGATCCATCCGTTTACGAGGCGATTCAGAAAGAACGAGTAGTCGTCGGAGATGTCATTTACATCGAAGCCAATACCGGCGCAGTGAAAAGGGTCGGAAGATCAGATGCGTACGCCTCAGAATACGATTTAGAAGCGGAGGAATACGTCCCGTTACCCAAAGGAGATGTGCATaagaggaaggagttgGTTCAGGATGTCACATTGCACGATTTGGATATGGCAAACGCTAGGCCACAGGGCGGTCAGGATATCATGAGTGTCATGGGACAATTGGTCAAAGGTGGGAGAACAGAGGTGACGGATAagttgagaagagagatcaATAAGGTCGTCGATCGATATATCGAGCAAGGAGTGGCGGAGCTGGTTCCTGGTGTTTTGTTCattgatgag GTCCACATGCTGGACATGGAGTGTTTCACTTACCTCAACCGAGCTCTCGAATCTCCCATGTCACCCTACGTCGTCCTCGCTTCCAACCGTGGAATTTCCACTATTCGAGGAACAGAGTACGATGGACCCGCtggatcttcttcgaccgGTATACGATCACCCCACGGTCTCCCtatcgatctcctcgaccgaTGTATGATTGTGAAAACCGCCCTTTACTCCCGAGACGAGATCCGTAAAGTcgtggagatgagatgtaAAGTGGAAGGGATCGTGGTCGGATCAGAGGCCCTGGACAGATTGGCGGACGAGGGTGAGAAGACGAGTTTGAGATTCGCACTTCAGTTGCTCAGTCCGGCCGGGATTCTGgcaagagggaaaggaaagattGAGGTCGGtgtggaggatgtggatgagTTGGGCGAATTGTTCCTTGACGCCAAGAGATCTACCGGCGTTCTGAGGGATTTGGAAAGTAGTGAAAAGGTATATTAA